The DNA window ATATCTTTTATCCGATCCAAAAGTTGAATTCGGAAAGACAATTGCGGTACCTCTTCTTGTGGTAGGATCATACCCGAATGCTCTGGTCACTGTAGTATTATCTTCTGTTTTACGCATCTCAGTTCCTGCCATCAAATCAATTTCATGTACTGAATTGATCTTTGTACTGTACATTCCTTGCAATTTCCAGTTGTATTGAAAGAAATCATTATTCCAGTTTTGCTTTACTGCACCCGCAGGAAGGAAGTAGTGGTATCCGCCATCCTTATAATAACGGGTATTTTCTCTCATCTTTCTGGTGAAGTATGTATTTTCAGCGGCATATTTCTCTGTTTTATTAGCATCATACTGAATGCCTAATTGAGACGTAAACCTCAAACTTTTTGAAACCTTATATTCTAAATCAAATATTGCTTTCAGTGAATTGTTCTTCAGAGTATAGCTTGTATTTTCTCTTTCTTCCAGGAAGTTAAAAGGAATATAACGATCATCAAAACCATCCATATCTCTATCATACCTGTAACTTCCGTCCGGATTGAAAGGAGTCAGATAAGGATTCACATTTCTTGAATAATTCATGGGATTGATTGATGCATCAGCATCTGTCACAAACGATTCGCGCTCGCTTTGTGTACCGAAAATAGAGATTCCTGCATTTAACTTATCGCTTAATTTATAATTGTTTTTTAAAGTCAGGTTATAACGCTTAAAACCGGTACCGATTGTGGTTCCTTCCTCATCATAGTATCCTAACGAGAAGTAATAATCCGAACGGTCACTACCTCCCGAAATACTCAGTCCGTATTGTTTGTTGATGGCGTTTCTATACAATAATTTTCCCCAGTCTGTATTATTATTTCTCAGACCGTTAATCTGCTGACGAGTCATGGAATTCAAGGCATCCAACCCTCCACTTCTGAAAGCATCCAACTGGCCGTTTTGCGTTAAAATTCTCATTATTTCCCCTTTATCAGCACGATACGTCAAATCTGCACGCTTGGCAAGCATCAATTCAAGATCAACCTTTTCAGAAGCGTTCATCAGATTAAGTTTATCAAAATCAGGACGGGTTGTCACAAAGGTATCAGCAGAGAAATTTAATTTCAGGCTTCCTTTTTTTCCTTTTTTAGTTGTAATGGAAATGACCCCGTTTGCAGCTCTTGCTCCGTAGATTGCTGTTGCTGCGGCATCTTTAAGGATGGTAATATCTTCAATATCGTTAGGGTTTAATCCTGCAATGGAGAAGTTCTGAAGCTGGTCAATATTATCTTTATCAGTAAAGTTGGGTACATCATTCCCTTCCAATGGTAATCCGTCAATTACCCAAAGCGGATCTTGTGGACCGGAAAGCGAAGCTGTTCCTCTGATTCTGATTTTTGCCGGACTTCCAGGAGCTCCTGTTTCCGGAGTAACTGCTACCCCTGCAATCTGCCCTGATAACATCTGATCTACACTGGCAACACCAGCCTGATTGATATTATCCATCTTTACGGTTGCAACAGCAGAAGTCTGCTTACGCTTCTCAATCTTCTGATAACCGGTAATGATAACTTCCTGTATTTTATTTTTATCTGAAACCTCAGCAACCAATCTTATGGTATAATTGGTCTGACCTTCATTAAGTTGAATAACCCTGGATTCATAGCCGGGATAGCTTACCAGTACAGACTTGGTGTCTGCTGGAATTTCCAGGATAAATTTTCCGTTTTTATCGGTTACGGTACCTACAGATACACTTTCAATAATCCCTTCCAGTTCTGTTTTGGTAGAAACCGACTGAGTTTCTATTTTTATAGATGCTCCGGTGATTACACCGGAAGTGTTTCCGTCTTCAATTTTTCCGGTAATGGTTTTCTTTTCCTGGGCCAGTGCAACCTGCGCCGCCAAAAGAGGTAAAAGTATTAGAGTTTTTTTCATAGCGGATTATTTATTTAAAGCCTCTTTAATACGGATGATTAAGTCTGCATAGTGAGCCCTGGAGGCATCATCTCCTTTATATTCTCTTTTATATAGTAAGTCCAGTACCTTCTGTAATTCCGCTCTTTTGTAAGTCGTTACTTCAGATACTCTTTTCATGGATGAATAATTAATATTTCTCAGGCCCTGTTCGTCTTCATGGAAATTACAAATCGTTGGAACCTTTAGGGTATTGTCGATCTTTAAGGCTTTAACAGCTGTTTTTTCGAATAGTTTATTCACTGAAACAATCAATGCATCCACATAATTCTTTTGAGCCATCTTTTCAAGAATATTAAGATTTCCTTTTTTATTGAAAACAGATCCTCTTACCTGATCAAATAGATTCTCAACGGTGTAGATCTCTTCTTTAGACCCTGAAACCTGATGTTTTAATTCATTTTCAAGCAGCCTCAATAATCGGTCATCCATCAACAGGGAGTAAATATTGGCATACTGCATTCCCCTTGCCAGTGTATATGGAGTTTGTTCAAACGGCCCCATCGGCGAGTTTTTAACCGGGTATGTTTTTTCTGTTATCGGATTAAAGAATAACCATTCCGGAAGGCTGATTGCATTTTTAATAAGATAATCAACTGCTCTTTTCTGAGTCTCTGCCGGTACTGCTTCATACGCTTTTTTCTTGCTGCCAAAAACAGTATTGTTCAGGTAAATTCCTCCCACATTCGCCATTACGTGACCGGTATACAAATCCCATTGTCCGATAACACCCATATATAATTTTCCGGCATTGGTATAATCTTTACCATCTTCATAGGTCCAGCTTAACAGATTGTTGACAACAGTTTTTAAGTTTTTCAACCCGTATTCACTGGCCCTCATCGCATCATCTCCAAGGTCTTCAGATTGTGAACGCGGATCGATTGTTTCTAAGTAGCTTTGTTGTTCTCCGTAGAAATACATGGGGTCGTCCTGATGTTTTTCTATTAAATTTCTCAATGCTTTTTTCTCAGACATTTCATCCGGATACCAACGATAGCCCCATTCAATAGCATATTTATCATACACTCCTATTTTCGGAGTAATAGCCGTTACTCCGTCTTCCGGCTGAGCCACGTAATTGTAACGGGCATAATCCATAATAGAAGGGGCAGTACCGCCCATTTTATCGGTAAATTCTTTGGAACGAAGCGACTCTACAGGAAATGCAAAAGAAGCTCCCATATTATGTTTCAATCCGAACGTATGCCCTACTTCATGAGACGACACAAAACGAATAGCCTCACCCATATGTTCATCACTAAATTTATTACCTCTGGATTTCGGATCTATGGGTCCGGTTTGAATTCTCATCCATTCCTGAAGTGAAGTCATAACATTGTGCCACCAGATGATATCAGATTCGATAATTTCACCACTTCGCGGATCCACTACTGAAGGCCCCATCGCATTTGCTTTAGGTGAAGCTGCATAGGTAATCACTGAATATCTTACATCATCGATATCAAAATCTTCATCTTTTTCATCAGGCATTTTTGCAATTACTGCATTTTTAAAACCTGCCTGTTCAAAAGCAGCCTGCCAGTCGTAAACTCCGGCAATGATCTTTTCACGCCATTGTTTAGGTGTTGAAGGATCAATATAATAAACGATCTGTTTTTTCGGTTCTACTAATTCTCCCCTCAGGTACTTTTCTCTATCTTCGTCTTTAGGTTCAAGGTTCCAACGGGTGATGAAGAATTTTTCATCCATCTTCTGCTGGCGGTCGTTGAAAGCCCAATGCTTTTCTGTGAAAAATCCTACTCTTGAATCGGAGATTCTTGGTTTCATAGGGTTCCTGGAAAGCAGTACAAGATTGGTAGTAACTCCTAAAGTTACCGGCAGATCAACTCCTCCTTCATTTACAGAGGTTGTCAGCTGAGATTTCACGACAAGGTTTTTAGGAAATGTCTTTACTCCTTCAATATAAGAAAGACTCGATTTTACCGACCCACCCAATCCAACATTAGCCAGTACATCATTAAAACTTTTCTGATTTCCATCAAAGACTTTATTGACTTTAATAGCCACAGAAGTGGAATCACTGTTTTGTGCTTCAATATCAAAAACTTCAATGACAGATTCCGAAAAGTTATCTTTTACAGATTTTGTAATGGCATCATTCTTAGGTGAGGATACTTTTACGTCCGAAGTTTTTACCCAAACTTTTCTGGCTACATTATCACGGTGAAAAGTGATGATCTTATTTTCATAATTCATTCCTTTGTTCAGGCCTGCCTCGTTAACCTGCATAGGAACCTGAGACAGCTTATTAACCACCAAAAACTGGCGTCCCATTAAACTGTCCGGAATTTCAAAGTAAACATCCGTTTTTACCTGAATAGTATTAAAAAGCCCTTTTTTATAAGTCCCTTTCTTGATCAGGTCTTCTATTTTTTTTGCCTTCTTTGATGATGAAGTTTCTGTTTTATCAGTTTTGTCTTTATTGACCTTTACTGTATCTTTCTTCTGTGCCAGTGCCATTGGTGAAGCCATAGCAAGTCCTAAATACAGTGCCAGTCTGTAATTCTTCATTAAAATAGTCCGATTCATTCCAAATAGTAAATATCTTAGTTTCAGCTAGCAAAGCTATAGGTATAGTGAATTATATGGGGTGCATTAGGGAGTGAGAGGCTCATTTTCGGGAGTGAATGGATTTTTAATTTTACTCCATTAATGGTAAAAAACATATGAAATATTCACCATCAACAGAAATATTAAGAGAATTAATCCTAAAATATTCATAAATTTGATTCAAATAATCAATTCCGAATTTCTCTCCCTGTACGGCTTCCGTTTTAGGTTGCCATGTATTTTTTACCGTAATCCCATGCTCCTCAACGGTAATAATAATCTCCAAAGGTTGATCTATTGTGGCAATATTATGCTTTATAGCATTTTCCGTGACTACCTGAAGTGATAGGTAAGGAATTCTCTTTTCCAGACTTTTTTCATCCTTAATGATGAGATTAAATGTCATTTCTTCATCAAATCTGCTTTTCAAAAGATCCATATACTGCTTTATAAACTTAATTTCCTGAGAAACGGGAACAATATTCTCTTTAGGAGGCACGATGAGATACCGATAAATCTTGGAAAGATTCATGGTAAACTTCTGAGCATTCTCTTTATTAATTCCGATCAGCATATAAAGAGAGTTCAGAGAGTTAAAAAGAAAGTGAGGATTGATGTTGTTTTTAAGCTGCTGTAACTGATTGATCACTTCTGCTTTATGCATCTTTTCATTCTCAATCAGAAGCATATTCTTTTCCGACTGTACTTTTTCTTTCTCTTTGTAAGCAATAGCAGTTGCTCTCTGAAATAAAATAAAAACGGTTACAATAAGAAACAGG is part of the Chryseobacterium lactis genome and encodes:
- a CDS encoding SusC/RagA family TonB-linked outer membrane protein yields the protein MKKTLILLPLLAAQVALAQEKKTITGKIEDGNTSGVITGASIKIETQSVSTKTELEGIIESVSVGTVTDKNGKFILEIPADTKSVLVSYPGYESRVIQLNEGQTNYTIRLVAEVSDKNKIQEVIITGYQKIEKRKQTSAVATVKMDNINQAGVASVDQMLSGQIAGVAVTPETGAPGSPAKIRIRGTASLSGPQDPLWVIDGLPLEGNDVPNFTDKDNIDQLQNFSIAGLNPNDIEDITILKDAAATAIYGARAANGVISITTKKGKKGSLKLNFSADTFVTTRPDFDKLNLMNASEKVDLELMLAKRADLTYRADKGEIMRILTQNGQLDAFRSGGLDALNSMTRQQINGLRNNNTDWGKLLYRNAINKQYGLSISGGSDRSDYYFSLGYYDEEGTTIGTGFKRYNLTLKNNYKLSDKLNAGISIFGTQSERESFVTDADASINPMNYSRNVNPYLTPFNPDGSYRYDRDMDGFDDRYIPFNFLEERENTSYTLKNNSLKAIFDLEYKVSKSLRFTSQLGIQYDANKTEKYAAENTYFTRKMRENTRYYKDGGYHYFLPAGAVKQNWNNDFFQYNWKLQGMYSTKINSVHEIDLMAGTEMRKTEDNTTVTRAFGYDPTTRRGTAIVFPNSTFGSDKRYETYREMPPIENAYASMFATASYTYDQKYTFFGSVRYDGTNLFGVNKKYKYLPIWAVSGSWLVTKENFMKNISAVSNLRLRASYGLQGNIDRNTSPFFIGEYSDTTILPGSKENIINVISPPNDKLRWEKTTNVNFGLDLGLFQNRINLTADVYSRKGTDMISMKETPLETGFEYTMMNWGSLTNKGFELALSTRNINKDNFKWTTTINFAHNKSRVLSEQARDNSIFPSREGLPVNAVFALKTAGMDEQGNPMFWKGNEKISAVEFFKLYDVYADFLPGQLVDTKLSNAELRNMFTYIGDRDPKFTGGIINTFKVHNFDLTISATVNLKQTVMRTPSYRGMELDRGRNYTREIYEAGSSLPGITSPDMDANPDGWMANKWFAGNRSNVYSLLDVWAKEISYVRISSIRLGYTLPKELTSPMGISSLRLSIEGRNLFVFSNGYKGYFDPETYGNIYVQPIAKSITVGFNVSF
- a CDS encoding zinc-dependent metalloprotease; translation: MNRTILMKNYRLALYLGLAMASPMALAQKKDTVKVNKDKTDKTETSSSKKAKKIEDLIKKGTYKKGLFNTIQVKTDVYFEIPDSLMGRQFLVVNKLSQVPMQVNEAGLNKGMNYENKIITFHRDNVARKVWVKTSDVKVSSPKNDAITKSVKDNFSESVIEVFDIEAQNSDSTSVAIKVNKVFDGNQKSFNDVLANVGLGGSVKSSLSYIEGVKTFPKNLVVKSQLTTSVNEGGVDLPVTLGVTTNLVLLSRNPMKPRISDSRVGFFTEKHWAFNDRQQKMDEKFFITRWNLEPKDEDREKYLRGELVEPKKQIVYYIDPSTPKQWREKIIAGVYDWQAAFEQAGFKNAVIAKMPDEKDEDFDIDDVRYSVITYAASPKANAMGPSVVDPRSGEIIESDIIWWHNVMTSLQEWMRIQTGPIDPKSRGNKFSDEHMGEAIRFVSSHEVGHTFGLKHNMGASFAFPVESLRSKEFTDKMGGTAPSIMDYARYNYVAQPEDGVTAITPKIGVYDKYAIEWGYRWYPDEMSEKKALRNLIEKHQDDPMYFYGEQQSYLETIDPRSQSEDLGDDAMRASEYGLKNLKTVVNNLLSWTYEDGKDYTNAGKLYMGVIGQWDLYTGHVMANVGGIYLNNTVFGSKKKAYEAVPAETQKRAVDYLIKNAISLPEWLFFNPITEKTYPVKNSPMGPFEQTPYTLARGMQYANIYSLLMDDRLLRLLENELKHQVSGSKEEIYTVENLFDQVRGSVFNKKGNLNILEKMAQKNYVDALIVSVNKLFEKTAVKALKIDNTLKVPTICNFHEDEQGLRNINYSSMKRVSEVTTYKRAELQKVLDLLYKREYKGDDASRAHYADLIIRIKEALNK